The Lycium ferocissimum isolate CSIRO_LF1 unplaced genomic scaffold, AGI_CSIRO_Lferr_CH_V1 ctg4683, whole genome shotgun sequence genome has a segment encoding these proteins:
- the LOC132044510 gene encoding uncharacterized protein LOC132044510 isoform X2, with amino-acid sequence MLLQNPHQRDAEAAREALEQNEVVNNRALLEIFTCRKSSHVALIQHAYLTKFRRHLDHDISSIEPPHPCQKILMALSASHKAHSTDISQHIAKCDARRLYQTGPTVNEALVLEILSKRSIPQLKLTFSTYKHIYGHSYAKSLRKGNLGDFEEALEAVVKYIYSPTKYFSQMLYECLKGTTRDKRALIRIMVSRQAVDMEEIQVAFNKRHGADLKNAICQNIPQGDYREFLVTLATKASNRSIPTSL; translated from the exons ATGTTGTTGCAAAATCCACACCAGAGAGATGCTGAAGCAGCAAGGGAAGCATTAGAGCAGAATGAGGTGGTGAATAACAGAGCTTTATTGGAGATATTCACTTGTAGAAAATCTAGTCATGTTGCTCTAATACAACATGCCTATTTAACCAAGTTTAGACGCCATTTGGATCATGACATTTCCTCCATTGAACCTCCTCATCCATGTcaaaaa ATACTAATGGCATTATCAGCATCACATAAAGCACATAGTACTGATATCAGCCAACACATAGCCAAGTGTGATGCAAGGAGATTATACCAAACAGGGCCCACTGTTAATGAAGCTCTTGTCTTGGAGATACTCAGCAAAAGAAGCATTCCACAACTCAAACTCACCTTTTCTACCTATAAACATATTTATGGACATAGCTATGCTAAA TCTTTGAGAAAAGGGAATCTTGGAGACTTTGAGGAAGCACTGGAAGCAGTAGTCAAATACATCTACAGCCccacaaaatatttttctcag ATGTTGTATGAATGCTTAAAGGGTACAACAAGGGATAAAAGAGCATTGATCAGAATTATGGTTAGTAGGCAAGCGGTTGACATGGAAGAAATTCAAGTGGCCTTCAACAAGAGACATGGAGCAGATTTGAAAAATGCAATTTGCCAAAATATTCCTCAAGGAGACTACAGAGAGTTTCTTGTGACATTAGCTACCAAAGCCTCCAACAGATCTATCCCTACTTCCCTTTGA
- the LOC132044510 gene encoding uncharacterized protein LOC132044510 isoform X1 has protein sequence MPLSSQMCESICQELHSCCELNHLIQVLAVLNSYQRQKIKEKYMELFGEDPFLHFQNRNDEPRLSIAGVGLAMLLQNPHQRDAEAAREALEQNEVVNNRALLEIFTCRKSSHVALIQHAYLTKFRRHLDHDISSIEPPHPCQKILMALSASHKAHSTDISQHIAKCDARRLYQTGPTVNEALVLEILSKRSIPQLKLTFSTYKHIYGHSYAKSLRKGNLGDFEEALEAVVKYIYSPTKYFSQMLYECLKGTTRDKRALIRIMVSRQAVDMEEIQVAFNKRHGADLKNAICQNIPQGDYREFLVTLATKASNRSIPTSL, from the exons ATGCCATTATCAAGCCAAATGTGTGAAAGTATTTGCCAAGAGCTTCACAGTTGTTGTGAGCTAAACCACTTGATCCAAGTTTTAGCTGTTCTAAACAGTTACCAACgccagaaaatcaaagaaaaatacatGGAGTTGTTTGGGGAAGACCCTTTTCTCCATTTCCAAAATAGAAATGATGAACCAAGATTGTCAATTGCAGGTGTGGGGTTGGCCATGTTGTTGCAAAATCCACACCAGAGAGATGCTGAAGCAGCAAGGGAAGCATTAGAGCAGAATGAGGTGGTGAATAACAGAGCTTTATTGGAGATATTCACTTGTAGAAAATCTAGTCATGTTGCTCTAATACAACATGCCTATTTAACCAAGTTTAGACGCCATTTGGATCATGACATTTCCTCCATTGAACCTCCTCATCCATGTcaaaaa ATACTAATGGCATTATCAGCATCACATAAAGCACATAGTACTGATATCAGCCAACACATAGCCAAGTGTGATGCAAGGAGATTATACCAAACAGGGCCCACTGTTAATGAAGCTCTTGTCTTGGAGATACTCAGCAAAAGAAGCATTCCACAACTCAAACTCACCTTTTCTACCTATAAACATATTTATGGACATAGCTATGCTAAA TCTTTGAGAAAAGGGAATCTTGGAGACTTTGAGGAAGCACTGGAAGCAGTAGTCAAATACATCTACAGCCccacaaaatatttttctcag ATGTTGTATGAATGCTTAAAGGGTACAACAAGGGATAAAAGAGCATTGATCAGAATTATGGTTAGTAGGCAAGCGGTTGACATGGAAGAAATTCAAGTGGCCTTCAACAAGAGACATGGAGCAGATTTGAAAAATGCAATTTGCCAAAATATTCCTCAAGGAGACTACAGAGAGTTTCTTGTGACATTAGCTACCAAAGCCTCCAACAGATCTATCCCTACTTCCCTTTGA